In a single window of the Hippocampus zosterae strain Florida chromosome 6, ASM2543408v3, whole genome shotgun sequence genome:
- the nono gene encoding non-POU domain-containing octamer-binding protein: MQGNRGPHQNHGPNRQSGQGDQKKQGGNANGQEPSDTSRPNEAFTLDLQSFKKPGEKTFTQRSRLFVGNLPTGVTEEDIQKLFAKYGKATEVFVNKDRGFGFIRLETRIIAEIARAELDDAPFRGRPIRVRFATHGAALSVKNLPEFVSNELLEEAFSVFGQIERAVIIVDDRGRPTGKGIVEYTSKPAARKALDKCGDGAYLLTAFPRPVTVEPMEQLDDEEGLSEKLINKNQQYHKEREQPPRFAQPGSFEYEYAMRWKALMEMEKQQYEMVDRNMKEAQEKLEAEMEAARHEHQVMLMRQDLLRRQEELRRMEELHSQEVQKRKQAELRQEEERRRREEEMRIRNEEMMKRQQEGFRGSFQGESREQDMRMHMGPSGMVAENAPLMVGQGNANMPGGQGGFPRGLPGPGDYVPNKQRRF; the protein is encoded by the coding sequence ATGCAAGGAAACAGGGGTCCTCACCAGAATCATGGTCCAAACCGCCAGTCTGGCCAGGGAGACCAGAAGAAACAAGGTGGAAATGCTAACGGTCAGGAGCCGAGCGACACTTCTCGCCCGAACGAGGCCTTCACGCTGGACTTGCAAAGCTTCAAGAAGCCCGGTGAGAAAACGTTCACTCAGCGCAGCAGGCTCTTTGTTGGAAACCTACCTACCGGAGTCACGGAAGAAGACATTCAAAAGCTGTTTGCAAAGTACGGCAAGGCCACCGAGGTTTTTGTCAACAAGGACCGAGGCTTCGGCTTCATCCGCCTGGAGACAAGAATAATCGCAGAGATCGCCAGAGCTGAGCTCGATGATGCCCCGTTCAGAGGTAGACCCATTCGCGTTAGGTTCGCAACACACGGTGCTGCTCTGTCTGTGAAGAATCTGCCAGAGTTTGTGTCCAATGAGCTGCTGGAGGAGGCCTTCTCAGTGTTTGGGCAGATAGAGCGAGCTGTGATCATCGTGGACGACCGAGGCAGGCCCACTGGAAAGGGGATAGTGGAGTACACTTCCAAACCAGCTGCAAGAAAGGCTCTGGACAAATGCGGCGACGGCGCTTATCTGCTTACTGCCTTCCCTCGTCCCGTTACAGTGGAGCCGATGGAGCAGCTGGACGATGAGGAGGGTCTGTCCGAAAAACTGATCAACAAGAACCAGCAGTACCATAAGGAGCGTGAGCAGCCTCCCCGATTTGCTCAGCCTGGCTCCTTTGAGTATGAGTATGCCATGCGCTGGAAGGCCCTGATGGAGATGGAGAAGCAGCAATACGAGATGGTGGACCGCAACATGAAGGAGGCCCAGGAGAAGTTGGAAGCCGAGATGGAGGCGGCCCGACACGAACATCAGGTGATGCTGATGAGACAAGACCTGCTGAGGCGGCAGGAGGAGCTGCGCAGGATGGAGGAGCTCCACAGCCAAGAAGTGCAGAAGCGAAAGCAGGCGGAGCTCCGTCAAGAGGAGGAACGCCGGCggagggaggaggaaatgcgCATCCGCAATGAAGAGATGATGAAGCGTCAGCAGGAGGGCTTCAGGGGCAGCTTCCAGGGAGAGAGCCGGGAGCAAGACATGAGGATGCACATGGGCCCCTCTGGCATGGTGGCAGAGAACGCTCCCCTCATGGTGGGCCAGGGCAATGCCAACATGCCAGGAGGTCAGGGTGGCTTCCCCAGAGGCCTGCCCGGACCGGGGGACTATGTGCCAAACAAACAACGTAGATTTTAA